The Variovorax sp. PMC12 genome segment GCAGTTCCTGCATGGCGCCACCCGCGTCACGCGCGCCAACGAGGCACGCCGAGCCGACTTCGCCGCCCAGGTGGCGCAGGAGCATGCGCTGATCGTCGACGCCATCGACGCTGGCGACCCGGTGCGCGCGCGCGAAGCCGCCAAGTCGCACATGGACAACGCGATCCGCCGCATCGAGCAGGCCGACCCGGCGTTCTGGCAGCAGGAGGGCGCCCGGCTCGCGCGGCCGTTGGTCGAAGGCTGGCCCGCGCGCAACTGAGCCGCGCACGCCCCGGTGCGGGTTAGATCGGATCGGCTCGAGCGATGGGAATTTGTATGATGACCTTACAAATCGAGCCGCAGGCCATCGTGGCCTACGCTGTACCACCGTCCAAGGAAAGCGCGTCCATGACCTCTTCACCTGTCCCCGTCGTCGGCCTCGTGGGCCTTGGTGCCATGGGTGCCGGCATGGCGCAGTCGCTGCGCCGCGCCGGCCATGCGCCGCATGTGTTCGACGTGCGCCGCGAAGCCGCCGAGGCCTTCGCCCGAGACGGCGGCACGGCCTGCGCCACGCTCGAGGCGCTGGGCGCGCAGTGCGACATCGTGGTGTCCGTCGTCGTCAACGCCGCGCAGACCGAATCGGTGCTGTTCGGCGACGGCACCGCGCCCGGCTGCGCCGCATCGATGAAGCCCGGCAGCCTGTTCGTGATGTGCTCCACCGTCGATCCCAACTGGTCTGTCGCGCTCGAGGCGCGCCTCGCGACGCTCGGCATCCTGTACCTCGACGCGCCCATCTCCGGCGGCGCCGTCAAGGCCGCCAGCGGCCAGATGACGATGATGACCGCCGGCACGCCGGCCGCCTACGAGAAAGCCGGCGCGGTGCTCGACGCGATGGCCGCCAAGGTCTACCGCCTCGGCGACCGCGCGGGCGCGGGCAGCAAGGTGAAGGTCATCAACCAGCTGCTGGCGGGCGTGCACATCGCCGCCGCGGCCGAGGCGATGGCGCTGGGCCTGCGCGAAGGCGTGGACCCGGCCGCGCTCTACGAGGTCATCACGCACAGCGCCGGCAACAGCTGGATGTTCGAGAACCGCATGGCCCATGTGCTGGCAGGCGACTACACGCCGCTGTCGGCCGTCGACATCTTCGTGAAGGACCTGGGACTGGTGCTCGACGTGGCGCGGGCCAGCAAGTTTCCGCTGCCGCTGTCGTCCACCGCGCACCAGATGTTCATGCAGGCCTCGACCGCGGGCTACGCGCGCGAGGACGACAGCGCGGTCATCAAGATCTTCCCCGGCATCGAGGTGCCGGCCCCGAAAAAAGAAGCCTGAAAAGAAAGCACAGAGAGACACACACATGAACATCCTCATCACCGGCGGCTGCGGCTTTCTCGGCGCCCGCCTCGCCCGCACGCTGCTCGCCGGCGGCCATCTCGCGCTGGCCGGCGCCGCCGCGCAGCCCGTGTCGCGCATCACCCTGGCCGACCGCGTGCCGCCGCCCGCCGACTTGGCCGGCGATGCGCGCGTGCAGTTCGTGCAGGGCGACCTGCTCGAACAGCTCGCGAGCGGCGCGCTGCCCATGGCCGAGACGCAGCTCGTGTTCCACCTCGCCGCGGCAGTCAGCGGCGAGTGCGAAGCCGACTTCGACCTCGGCATGCGCAGCAATCTCGACGCCACGCGCGGCCTGCTCGAAGCCGCGCGCCGCGCCGGCCATGCGCCGGTGTTCGTGTTCTCCAGCTCGGTCGCGGTGTTCGGCGATTCGCCCGAGCAGCGCCTGCCGGCGGTGATCGAAGACACCACGCTGCCGACGCCGCAGAACAGCTACGGCATCCAGAAGTTCATCGGCGAGCAGCTGGTGGCCGACTTCACGCGCAAGGGCTTCGTGCAGGGCCGCAACGTGCGGCTCATGACGGTGTCGGTGCGCCCGGGCAAGCCCAACGGCGCGGCCTCCAGCTTCCTCAGCGGCATGCTGCGCGAGCCGCTGGCCGGCGAGCGCGCGCGCTGCCCCGTGCCGCCCGACACGCCGGTCGCGCTGGCCTCTCCCGGCAACACCGTCGCCGGCATCGTCCGCGCGGCCACGGCCAGCGCCGCCGAGTGGGGCGCGCGCACGGCCGTCAACCTGCCCGCGCTCACCACCACCGTGCGCGACATGGCGCAGGCGCTCGAACGCATCGCGGGCAAGGAAGCCACTGGCCTGATCGACTGGGCGCCCGATGCCGCCGTCGCGAAGATCGTCACCAGCTGGCCCAGCCGCATCAATGCCGCGCGCGCCGAGGCGCTGGGCCTGGAGGCCGACGCCAGCTTCGACGCCATCCTGCGCGACTATGTGCGAGAGAACGCGCAGGCCGTGAAGCTGCCGCTGAAGGACTGAGCCATGGCCAAGCTCGTGCTCGGCTGCATCGCCGACGATTTCACCGGCGCCACCGACCTCGCCAACAACCTGGTGCGCGCCGGCATGCGCGTGGTGCAGGCCATCGGCGTGCCCGAAGCGCCGAGCGCGGGGGCCGAACGACCGCCGCTCGACGCGGATGTCGATGCCGTGGTGGTCGCGCTCAAGTCGCGCACCATCGCGCCGGCCGAGGCCATCGCGCAATCGCTGGATGCGCTGCGCTGGTTGCAGGCGCAGGGCGCGCAGCAGATCTACTTCAAGTACTGCTCCACCTTCGACAGCACGCCGCAGGGCAACATCGGCCCCGTCACGGAAGCGTTGATGGACGCGCTGAACTGCGACTTCACTATCGCCACCCCCGCTTTCCCCGACAACAAGCGCACCGTGTTCAAGGGCTACCTGTTCGCTGGCGACGTGCTGCTGAACGAAAGCGGCATGCAGAACCATCCGCTCACGCCGATGACCGACCCGAACCTGGTGCGCGTGCTGCAGGCGCAGTGCGAGCGCAGGGTGGGGCTGATCGACTACGCCGTGGTGGCGCGCGGCGCGGCGGCCATCGGCGAACGCATCGCGCAGCTGAAGGCCGAAGGAATCTCGATCGCCATCGTCGATGCGGTGTCGAACGACGACCTGGTGCGCATGGGCCCCGCGCTCGCGAAGATGCCGCTCGTCACCGCAGGCTCCGGCGTCGCCATCGGCCTGCCGGCCAACTTCGGCCTCGCGCCTTCCTCGCAGGCCAGCGCATTGCCGGAGGCCGGCGGCAAGACGGCAGTGGTCTCTGGCAGCTGCTCGCTCGCCACCAACCGGCAGGTGCAAGACTTCATCCAGCGCGGCGGCGCGGCCATGGCCGTGGACCCTCTGCGCATTGCGCAGGGCGTCGACGTCGCGGCAGAAGCGCTGGCATGGGCTGCGCCGTTGATCGACAAGGGCCCCGTGCTTGTCTACTCCACAGCCGATGCCGGCGCCGTGAAGTCGGTGCAGGGCAAGCTCGGCGTGGAGGAGGCCGGCGCGATGGTCGAGCGCACCATCGCCGCCATCGCGCGTGGCCTGGTCGAGCGCGGTGTGCGCCAGTTGGTGGTGGCCGGCGGCGAAACCTCCGGCGCATGCGTGCAGGCGCTGGGCATCTCGCAGATGCAGATCGGCCCGCAGATCGACCCCGGCGTGCCGTGGTGCCATGCGCGTTCCGACGCTGCGCCTGAAGGCGGCTTGCATATCGCGCTCAAGTCGGGCAACTTTGGCAGCGATGATTTTTTTACCAAGGCGTTTGCGGTGCTTGGATGACGTTCGTGATTCAGGGCTCGCTCACGTCGACGGGGTACCTTGCTCCGCGAATGTCCCCCGCCCTTCGGGCTCCTCCTTTATTTCGCTGCGCAAGGCACCCCATCGCCGTGAGCGTTGGACAGAGCGCCGGTCGATCGGCCGAGCACCAGCAGCGTGCCCACTGCACAGGGCGCCGGGTGCTCCCCGCAGCGAAATAAAGGAGGAGGCCGCAGGCCGGGGGACATTCGCGGAGGGGAGTACCCGGTGGCCTGTGCAGCCCCCCGAACAACAGCGTTAAAAGAAATGACCGAAACCCAAACCAGAGAAGAAATCTGCCGCACAGGCCGCAGCCTGTTCGACAGAGGCTACGTGCACGCTACCGCCGGCAACATCAGCGTGCGGCTGGACGACGGCTTCCTCATCACGCCGACCGACGCCTGCCTCGGCTTCCTCGACCCCGCACGCCTTGCAAGGCTCGACGCGCAAGGCCGGCAGACGAGCGGCGACCGCGCCAGCAAGACCATCGCGCTGCACACCCGCATCTACGCCGCCGCGCGCAAGTTCGACGCACACACCGCCTGCGTCATCCATACCCACAGCACCCACTGCGTCGCGCTCACGTTGAACCCGACAGGCGACGAACTGCTCCCCGCGCTCACGCCCTACTTCGTGATGAAAGTCGGCCATGTGCCGGTCATTCCGTACCACCGTCCCGGTGCAGCCGAGGCGGCCGAACAAGTCGCTCAGGCCATCGAACGCATGGGCACCGCCGGCACCCCGATCCGCGCCGTGATGCTCTCGCGCCTGGGCCCCAACGTCTGGCACGACACCCCCGCCGCCGCCATGTCCGTGCTCGAGGAACTCGAGGAAACCGCCCGGCTCCGGATGCTCACCCAGGCTGCAAGCCCCGAGCCGCTGGATGCCGCACAGATCGATGAACTGCGCCGCACCTTCGGCGCGCGCTGGTAGTAAAAACACCCCATGCCCCAATTCGCCGCCAACCTCTCGATGCTCTACCCGGAGCTCGACTTCCTCGACCGCTTCGACGCCGCCGCGCAAGACGGCTTCCACGGCGTCGAATACCTCTTCCCCTATGCCTTCCCGCAGAAAGAGATCGTGGCCCGCCTGCAGGCCAACGGCCTGAAGCAGGTGCTCTTCAACGGCCCGCCCGGCGACTGGGACGGCGGCGACCGCGGCCTCGCCTGCCTGCCGGGGCGCGACGCCGAATTCCGCGAAGGCATCGCCAGGGCCGTCGACTACGCCGTGGCGCTCGACTGCCCGCGCATCCACGTCATGGCCGGCCTCGTGCCCGAAGGCCTGGAGCGCGATGCAGTGCAGGCCGTGTACCTCGACAACCTGCGCTGGGCCGCCGCCGAAGCCGCCAAGGCCGGGCGCGACGTGCTGATCGAGCCGATCAACACGCGCGACATTCCGCGCTTCTTCCTCAACCGGCAAGACCATGCGCACGAGATCGTCGAAGCCGTCGGCGCGCCCAACCTCAAGGTGCAGATGGACCTGTACCACTGCCAGATCGTCGAAGGCGACGTGGCGATGAAGATCCGCAAATACCTGCCCACCGGCCGCGTCGGCCACCTGCAGATCGCGGGCGTGCCCGAGCGCCACGAGCCCGACATCGGCGAGCAGAACTACCCCTACCTGTTCGACGTGATCGACGAGGTGTCGGCGCAGTGCGGCTGGCAGGGCTGGGTCGGCTGCGAGTACCGGCCCGCCCGCGGCGCCGAACCCGGCGGCACGTCGGCCGGCCTGGGCTGGCTGCGCGCCTGGCGGCAGCGCGCATGAAGCTCGAGGCCTTGCGCATTCCGGCGCCGCTGCGGGGCTTCGGTGCCGGCGACGCGGAGCTGTTCGACATCGTGCTGGCTGCCGGCAAGGTCGAATCGATCACGCCGAGCGCCGATCAGAAGCACGCGCGTGGCACGCTGCTGAGCGCGCTGGTCGAGGCCCATGCGCACATCGACAAGAACTACACCGTGCAGGACGTGGGCGCCGCGCAGGGCAACCTGTTCGCGGCCATCGACCGCATGAACCGGCACCGCGACAGCTGGACCGGCGAGTCGCTGCGCCTGCGCATGGAGCGCGCGCTG includes the following:
- the otnK gene encoding 3-oxo-tetronate kinase produces the protein MAKLVLGCIADDFTGATDLANNLVRAGMRVVQAIGVPEAPSAGAERPPLDADVDAVVVALKSRTIAPAEAIAQSLDALRWLQAQGAQQIYFKYCSTFDSTPQGNIGPVTEALMDALNCDFTIATPAFPDNKRTVFKGYLFAGDVLLNESGMQNHPLTPMTDPNLVRVLQAQCERRVGLIDYAVVARGAAAIGERIAQLKAEGISIAIVDAVSNDDLVRMGPALAKMPLVTAGSGVAIGLPANFGLAPSSQASALPEAGGKTAVVSGSCSLATNRQVQDFIQRGGAAMAVDPLRIAQGVDVAAEALAWAAPLIDKGPVLVYSTADAGAVKSVQGKLGVEEAGAMVERTIAAIARGLVERGVRQLVVAGGETSGACVQALGISQMQIGPQIDPGVPWCHARSDAAPEGGLHIALKSGNFGSDDFFTKAFAVLG
- a CDS encoding class II aldolase/adducin family protein is translated as MTETQTREEICRTGRSLFDRGYVHATAGNISVRLDDGFLITPTDACLGFLDPARLARLDAQGRQTSGDRASKTIALHTRIYAAARKFDAHTACVIHTHSTHCVALTLNPTGDELLPALTPYFVMKVGHVPVIPYHRPGAAEAAEQVAQAIERMGTAGTPIRAVMLSRLGPNVWHDTPAAAMSVLEELEETARLRMLTQAASPEPLDAAQIDELRRTFGARW
- the denD gene encoding D-erythronate dehydrogenase, producing the protein MNILITGGCGFLGARLARTLLAGGHLALAGAAAQPVSRITLADRVPPPADLAGDARVQFVQGDLLEQLASGALPMAETQLVFHLAAAVSGECEADFDLGMRSNLDATRGLLEAARRAGHAPVFVFSSSVAVFGDSPEQRLPAVIEDTTLPTPQNSYGIQKFIGEQLVADFTRKGFVQGRNVRLMTVSVRPGKPNGAASSFLSGMLREPLAGERARCPVPPDTPVALASPGNTVAGIVRAATASAAEWGARTAVNLPALTTTVRDMAQALERIAGKEATGLIDWAPDAAVAKIVTSWPSRINAARAEALGLEADASFDAILRDYVRENAQAVKLPLKD
- the ltnD gene encoding L-threonate dehydrogenase; the protein is MTSSPVPVVGLVGLGAMGAGMAQSLRRAGHAPHVFDVRREAAEAFARDGGTACATLEALGAQCDIVVSVVVNAAQTESVLFGDGTAPGCAASMKPGSLFVMCSTVDPNWSVALEARLATLGILYLDAPISGGAVKAASGQMTMMTAGTPAAYEKAGAVLDAMAAKVYRLGDRAGAGSKVKVINQLLAGVHIAAAAEAMALGLREGVDPAALYEVITHSAGNSWMFENRMAHVLAGDYTPLSAVDIFVKDLGLVLDVARASKFPLPLSSTAHQMFMQASTAGYAREDDSAVIKIFPGIEVPAPKKEA
- the otnI gene encoding 2-oxo-tetronate isomerase; this encodes MPQFAANLSMLYPELDFLDRFDAAAQDGFHGVEYLFPYAFPQKEIVARLQANGLKQVLFNGPPGDWDGGDRGLACLPGRDAEFREGIARAVDYAVALDCPRIHVMAGLVPEGLERDAVQAVYLDNLRWAAAEAAKAGRDVLIEPINTRDIPRFFLNRQDHAHEIVEAVGAPNLKVQMDLYHCQIVEGDVAMKIRKYLPTGRVGHLQIAGVPERHEPDIGEQNYPYLFDVIDEVSAQCGWQGWVGCEYRPARGAEPGGTSAGLGWLRAWRQRA